The genomic interval GAAGAAGCTATCAATGATGGGTAATCTTTGGAAACTGAGATGTAAGTAACATACCGATGATGAACGTGAACGAGATATACTGCGGCTCCTGCTCTGGCTCCTTCTTGGGCTGTCTTTCAGTGGACTTCTGCTCACATGTTTACCACAAGGCTGCATGTCATCAAGAACAGCATTAAAAAAGTCCAAGGCAGCAGAACACTCAATCCTACCTCCCTCATAAATCAACATAACTAAACCTGAGCTAAAACTTACAGATGCAGTTGGTGATCTGGATCTGGAGCGAGATCTGCAAAAAGTTCCAGAAACAATGAATTCAATATCCAGAACAATCCTCTACAACCTTTTTGGTCCCAAGGCCTCAACCCACTTTCACCTCAGGGTAAgcataatcataaaaatggaATATACCACCCATCTTAAGCAGCAACCGGCAGAAGGAGAATTTACGCACTACTCATGATCTCACCATTTAGTAATGATCTTTTCTACAGAAGGTCATGACAGCTAAATGGAACCAAaatggaaagagaaaaaaaaaccagtaGAGCACTGAAAGACATAAATACTTAAACGATGAAGAATATCCTCCAACTCTccatcatcaaattcaaagAGATTCCAGAGCACAAAATAGTCGATGTTGGAGTAGTCCCAAGTATGTCCTATTCCCTGATTGTGGAGAATTCAGTATCAAAAGTAAAAGTACTTAATTCAAAGTGGTCCAGCTTTAAAATTGCAACCCATCCATTACATATTGATCCAGTCTAGCTCTCTTTGCGCGCCACACATCACAATATCAGAATTGTTAGACCTTTAATGGTTTCCAGAGGTGCTCGTCAACAACAATAGAATTACCTCAACAACAAAAAGAGTTGCAGGCATTTGAGCACCACATCCCATCAAGTTCCTAACATCCAATCCCCAGATCGCCGCAAAGAGCCAGATCTAGCAAGGAAACAAGGCAACCCTTATGAAAAAGGTATGATAATTGGCGaaccaagcaagcctttttctCAATTACCCCGTCCAGTTTGGAAACATATTTTTAAGTCTAAGCTTATAAAACAGTTTAAGGGTTCATATAACAAACAGAATGGGACACGAATATAACAAACAGACTGGGACATCAATAAGTACATTATCTCACATTCAGCATAACAAAGACAGATTCAAAACCCTCTGTTTTAATTGGAGTCAAAAATTGCAAGGCATAATTTTTTAGTGAAAATGATGGCGATCAAAATACAACACCCCTTCATCCAATTATTTGATTAAACTAAAATAGATATAATTTTGAATTCTATGAGAAGAGTAAgtgagaaagaagagaaaactGTTAACAAATGGACCAGTCTTAAACTGCTGACAACCACAAACGAATCAAGTAATAGATAAAATAGGAAGCTGATACATTCAGTATAGGACACACTCTAGGAGTTTCAAACACCATAGCATGAAGTCTGACAATGGGGATTTAGAGGAGCAGAGCCATGCTAGTCATAAGGAAGGCTCAGATTCAGCTAGAGCTTGACAACAACTTAGCTATTTGTAAATAGTCATGGAATGGTCCTTTTAAGTATTTCAGTGTCTACACAATAACTAATGTTCACAAGGCTTTCTCTGCCAAGCCAAAAGCTGATATCCAATCTAAGTACAACTAAATTGTAAAAAGGTTAAGGCTAAGCAcaaagagcatgaaaaatgtACCAAAAGATTCTGTGAAAAAGGAATCCAGTATCAATCAAGTATTTCAATTAAAGTAAACAAAGgctcaaagaaaaaaagtaaacaGCCAAATAGCATTAAATCCCAATGCAAaagtttttttcatttttagcaGAAGAGTAAGACTTCGATATTGAGCTGATCAGACCTAACTACTAggcaaaaataagaattttgaaaacaagaatGCCACTAAAAATCCACTTATAAGGATTAAAAGGGGGACTTATGAAATAATTGCACTTGGCAATTGACATAAAAATCATTGGAAAAATAACATTGACAACATCCAAAGgaagtaataataaaataaaacttatcTCATACCTTGAATAGGAGCGGGCAGGTGACACTGAGCGGGAACGCGGTGAAAGAGACCTCGATACAGATGGAGATTGACGCGAGTGTTTGGCCCTTGGAGACTTGCTGTAGAACAGGTCAAATAATGTAACTTGAAAATGGAATGAGACTTAAGTATTCTAATTGTTATTTTCACCAAACAATTGAAACTGACCTCCTGCTCCTGCTACTATAGCTGTGGCTGCGACTAGGACTTCGACTATATGGGCTATGACTAGGACTTCTAGAGTAGCTGTGCCTAGAATCATATCTCGAATCATACTCCTTGACCTGAACAAAACAATTAGATGCATAATCAAGTAGTGTTACACAAGCATGGATCCAGAATTATATGTGCACCATAACATACCCGTATGTAAGCCCGGCCAAATGCATTTCGAAACTCAGAGTCATCAAGCTTCCTTATCTGCAGAGTCCAAATAGAAATCAGTAAAGATTGCCATTTATTGTTAAGGAGGCTACAATACTGCACAAACTGTGACTCCACATAACAAGTTAAAGTATAAAAGTACGCAAGTTTAAAGAACAGTAGCTTACAGCATATTTCATATCATCATAGTTTGTATAATCTACAATCCCTGTCATGCCTGCAAAGAAATTgcaataatattaatataactctcaaataaaatttctttccaagatattattatttaaatgtaaatccaaaagcaaaccaTGTGCAGGTGCAAACTTGCAATGCATCATTCTTATTTAAATACATAAAATCTAGCTTGAAAACCCACAGGGGAGTCCAATGTCCCAACAGCTTCCAATTCATTGTCATATTATAATCACAGATGTTCCTCTCAGGTTGCACAGACCCAGCATTCTCAACATGACCAATTCAGTGTGAAGTGAACTTAGAGGAATCCAAGCTATTTCAACTGATAGTTATGAAATGAGGCATTAATGCATTAAACAACATGATAGAGATTCTACTTACCCCCACGATCACGAAACACTTGAGAGAAACAGACATCCCCAGCTTTGCGCATGTGATCCTGGTCATGAAGCAAAGAACCATATAACAAGCACAAACCAGGTCAAATGACCAACGTACTACTTTCATGGATTCTAAAAACCTTTATGCATAGACCATGTTATTCCTTTGTACAATTTAAGCAATTTCATCATTTGAAAGATATAGTTGATAATTGCATGGTTAAATGTAATATTTGCAGTTACTGAACACTATAATGGAATACAGTTctcaaatgtaaaaatatgCCAAACAGTTTCCATTATCTAAGAACACTACTTATACTATTAAGAACAAAtcaatacttaatttttttaagccAAGTTTTAGTTCTATCAACTCCTAATACACATGGAGAGGCAATAATCAAGGACtattaaacatataaaaggaattaaaaatgtaaaaactaaagaagaaaCACTAGCCTATGAACTTACCTTTAGGTCTTGCCATGAAGCAGAAGACGGTAATCCAGTCACCAAAACTGCATATAAAGGGGTATTATGGTTAACTTAACACACCAAGCAGTTTGTAAACTACAAAGATGGTGTCAAAGGCTATACTTACCACGATAGTCAGAGCGCCTGGCAGGTCCGCGGCTACTGCTACCACTGTAACTGCTATGGCGATCTGATGATGAAGGCCTTCGGCCACCATGTGCAAGTTCAAcctaaaagaacaaaatagaaTACACATGGTCAGACAGACAAAAAGTACTAAACTGAAAAGAGACTATCACCCGAACATATTAACAAGGCAAGATTAACTACTAACCCGTAAACGATACCCATCAAAGTTATACCCATCTCGAGCACGAATTGCATCTTCAGCATCACGAGGATCCTCAAACTGCAATTTGCCATAGTTAAAATACTGAAACCAGAAAATCGATTTCCTCATTCATTTGCCtcatgatagcaaaatattaaaactcaCCTCAACAAAAGCATAACCGGGGGGCCTTGGTGGGATCTTCAAGTCAATGTCAACAATGGGACCATACTGCAATATAGAAACACAGAAAACTAAGCAACCAacccaaaataaataaataaaataataaacgGTGCATTGAACAGTGATTTAGAACCAAAACTGAAAGTTTgagctaaaattaaataatagaaagaaatccttttcttctttgtcaCCCTAAGAATCACACCACATCTCCACTATTCACAAATAAAGCaataaaaacattttgaagATAATTTCACAGCAACTTTTCCATATACTTATTTACTATATACTGAAGAATAGAAATataacataaatttaaaaaaagaaaaaaaaggactAAAACCTTGTAAAACAAATCTTCGACTTCTCTCATACGAGTATCCCCAGGCAGATTGCCCACATACAGGGTGCGGCTTGAGCGGCTCATTTTCCCTGAAACAAAAtacaacttaaaaattaaaaataatatgaaacaatatatattttcagctaaatttattgtaaaaacccctttttttaatcttataaaaaaagatttttttattttatcaagcaTCTTTCAATCATTAAACAAATacccaaaaaaattaaataaacaaatttttatgataataaaaaacgGCACATGCCTTAATAAACAAAccccaaataaaaaaaaattattttttctcaaattcagtagttaaaaaccataaatttgaaaataaattaagaaaaaaaagatttaccTTTGAAGAGAGAGTTGAGGAGGGGATAGAGAGGTTTGGAAGTTTCGTTTCAAAGAGGGATTGGATCAGATTTTTAGATGACTCTCGAAGGATAGGGATTGGCCTCGTGGCTTTGAAAGAGCGAAGGAGTTGTAAAAGAAacgaaagagagagagagagagaaagagacgAGACAAGGATTTCAATTTCATCGTATTTGGTCTCTTGCTCACGTGTTCGTGTTCGATTTTTCTGCCTTACAGATTCTCAACCGTTGGATTTTCAGATGCAGGTTCttgacgattttacccctctCTTTTGCAATTTTTTACCGCAAAGGGCCAGTTCCTGACCCATGGCGGGGTTTATTGGGCCAGGCTTAATTTCCTAGGAAGAAAGCCTGAAAAGGCCGCCTCTATGGGCCTGGTGGCCCGTTAGGCTAATTCAGATTTTATGGGAGAGAGGTGGTGGTAAAGAGCCAGATGGCTGACTCGGCGGTGGACTGGTGCCTGGGGCTGCTGTaccaagagaaagaaaaaaaaaagagtatttatatttataatatacttaaaatatatatgattaatagtcgattttttattagttcgattataaatttttaataatcgAATAGACTATCCCTCTTATATGATTAAtatcaaaatccaaaaaatggatctaaattaattcaaattcaattcatttcggtagattattttttttgaatcgATTAATTCtcaaaatattgaattaattagtaaattttaattattcaataatattttaaaaaaatagaaaattactCGACACAAAATAgagtatttatatttataagatATCTTTtgaatagaaaaaattaatcaaaataatcaaataaattgtcatttttaactgattaatatcaaaaaaaaatttaaaaaatttatctaaattaattgaaatttaatatatttctattgaatattttaatttgaattattcaataaaattttattttaaaagaaaaaattaggTAATTATTTAACATAAAATCCCATGTGCCAAAATGCCAAAAcaagtcaaaattttccaacaCCGCACGACCGGTTTCCGCCCACAGTTTTTTCGCCAGTCACCAAATTGGCGTtgtcttctctctctttttcgtataaaaggaaaatactTTCTCACCGCAATGCAAAATAATCAACAGAAGACCGTTCTCTCTTTTCATCtctgtttctctctctctttctctgcAAGAGGcttgttttctttcaaatATGGCGGAATCTAAGAGCAAGTTTGAATCCATAAGGGAATGGGTTGTCGATCACAAGCTTCGAACTGTTggtaattattttcttttccaatttttgcttctttttttttggtgggAAAAATTGTGGATTTCTTTTGTTAGGATGGATCttaattgtttctttttggatCAATGAAGGGTGTTTGTGGCTTAGCGGTATTACGGGTTCCATTGCGTACAATTGGTCTCAACCTAGCATGAAAACCAGCGTTAAGATTATTCACGCTAGGTAAATCTTTTATCTTTtgctatttaattttttcttttgttgcttTATTTGGGTTATTGAAACTTTGATTCTTTCATGATTTCATGTTCTTGCAATGAATCTTTTGATGGACTCTTGCAGAAGGGTTTTAGAAAGTAATGAAATTTCTCCCTTGCTTGGTTACTGAAAGCttgaaaaaagggaaaattttatgaaatttttaatttttctattgAAGTATAGCTTTTGTTTTGCGTGTTTGATAGTTTTAGAGGGCTTCAAGCCATTCTTCTGTTACTTTTGGTTTTGGGCCGTAAATGGTTTGATTCATTTCTGTTGTTGCTGCTGGTTTCGATTAGATGAGGCGAATTTCTCCACCCCTGTTTGGTGATGCAAGTTATGCTTTGTTTGGGGCTTGTTGATTGTTAGGGAATATGGTGTTGGTATTGAGCGCAGTTTTGGGAACTTTCTGAGGTCTTCTTTCAGTCAATGGAGTTAGAGTTATGTAAAATGTTATGTCTGAATCCTTTTCAGAAGATTTCTATCATCTGATTAATCAGACAGTAGGAAGAATCAGAAAACTGTCTTTCTAAAccataaaagaatttaaacCATTGGAATGATGTGTGGTGGTTATATTTCAAGGGGCATTTTTTAGGTTGTGGTGACAACACTTTGTCATGTGATTTTGCTCTACCTTTACATGATACTATCAATTTGATTGCACATGTCGTGTCCTCACCTCTTAGTCTTAGCACTTATAAAGGATATGGTGGAAAGGGGGGAGGGGATATGAAGGGGTAACAAAGGCAATAGCTCAATCTATGTACATGTGCAAGTTTGACACCTCAGAAAACTGTACTTTACTCTTCCTTTGCTATACGTGTGCAAGTTTGACACCTTGTAAAATTGTGCTTTACTCTTCCTTCACATTATTATGGTACTTAAGCATTATGGGCAGCTGTCTTTAGTGGCCTGCATTTGTATGCATTGCAAAGTTCTATGTTTGCATAATCTATgtcttttttgaaatttccttGCATTTTGTCTCAGTGAGCTCGTAATAGCTTTTGGTGTTTACAATTTGCTTTACCGTGCCTCATTGTTAACTTGTTGTCTTTTGCCTTCAATTCAGGTTGCATGCACAAGCCCTTACATTGGCTGCATTAGCTGGTGCTGCAGTGGTTGAATACTATGATCACAGAAACAGACCCAAAGCTGATCAATATGCAAAGTTCATTCCAGTTGATAGCTACTCTCACAAGGAGTAGATGACTCTCCATATGACTCGGATAAATGTTTATTAGATATGACTTGGATAAATGTTTCTTAGGTCTATAACCTACTCCGGGTTAATAAAAGTTTTTGTTTAAAGAGGCATTATTTTTGCCCCTTCTCATCACATTCTTTTCAACtgtttttggttatttacATATCACATACCTGTGGGGGCTTGTAAGTGGATTGAGATAAAAGCTTGTACCTGAATTTACAGAAAAGAGAGTATTCTTTTCATCACTGATCACTTTGTGTTTGCCCTTAACGGATGGTTGGTTTCATTCTGATTGTATCACTTGTGATGTGTTAGTTCTGGGAAAAATGAACATAGTTGAATGACTTTAAGAGGGGTTCTGCAGCCTTGGGCTGTGGATCTAATAGCTTGTCCTGAATTGCTTTGTGGCTATGTGCCCCAATGCTTCGGATTTTTTGGGTTTCGGTTCATTTTGCCACTGTAGAAGACAATGGTTAAGGTTCCCTATTTATAGGTCAattatccttttcttttattatcaaGCCCAGCAACAACCAAGGCAATGGCATTCAACTTGGAGCAAGCAAGAACAAGGGCATTTCCAAGCATTAGAATTCTAACAAGGGAATTTGGCTTTTAAACCCTTAAATATTAGTACTAATATTGAAcaaattttgagtttgaacCTCAAATatacattaaattttaaaaaagaacgAAAAAAATAACTGCTTGAAGTCAATAATTGCCTTAATACCTTGGCCGTTGATCACCATTACTTTTTCACAGCAAACGGTGCACCACTGCCGCATCAGATCATCACTCGCACCAAGAATTCTAAATGGGAAATCGAacgtttcttcttcttctcaagTCACCGCCTTTTCTTCAGTTTCAGCTTTCAACGCTCATTCACCGGTAACTCTCTTTCCCTTCCTTAGCAAGATGAGGTTAGCTGCATCTGTTTGCTTGATAGAAAATGAAGGAAATTTGGATAGAAAATTTTCCTATTGAAAATACAAAGGAAAATCCATTGGTTAATCAatgaattttactttttttttaaattatttttatcaacgGAGCAATTCCTCTAGCTTTCCAAATTTTGATGTAATTCAAGTTCCTGCATTGTCTCAGCTACCAAACAGAGTATAGCTCAATGATAGGCTActtaaatag from Theobroma cacao cultivar B97-61/B2 chromosome 5, Criollo_cocoa_genome_V2, whole genome shotgun sequence carries:
- the LOC18600482 gene encoding serine/arginine-rich splicing factor SR30 yields the protein MSRSSRTLYVGNLPGDTRMREVEDLFYKYGPIVDIDLKIPPRPPGYAFVEFEDPRDAEDAIRARDGYNFDGYRLRVELAHGGRRPSSSDRHSSYSGSSSRGPARRSDYRVLVTGLPSSASWQDLKDHMRKAGDVCFSQVFRDRGGMTGIVDYTNYDDMKYAIRKLDDSEFRNAFGRAYIRVKEYDSRYDSRHSYSRSPSHSPYSRSPSRSHSYSSRSRSKSPRAKHSRQSPSVSRSLSPRSRSVSPARSYSRSRSRSRSPTASPCGKHVSRSPLKDSPRRSQSRSRSISRSRSSSVQSD
- the LOC18600483 gene encoding uncharacterized protein LOC18600483 encodes the protein MAESKSKFESIREWVVDHKLRTVGCLWLSGITGSIAYNWSQPSMKTSVKIIHARLHAQALTLAALAGAAVVEYYDHRNRPKADQYAKFIPVDSYSHKE